A region from the Microcoleus sp. FACHB-68 genome encodes:
- the ctpA gene encoding carboxyl-terminal processing protease CtpA, which produces MHKRVFWVGLLLTLLLMLGWPASPASALTEEQQLFNEAWRIVNRAYVDDSFNNQNWWLVRQKAMKSPLKNREATYTAITEMLAGLDDPFTRLLKPDQYHSLQVNTSGELTGVGLQIALDENTGKIEVVAPIEGSPADGAGVHPRDLIVEIDGVSTIGLSLDDAATRMRGPIGSSVTLTVEREGSEQPLKIELVRDRIALNPVHAELQTPANGIPLGYIRLTQFNANATAEVAHALGKLEQQGAQAYILDLRNNPGGLLQAGIEIARLWLNTGTIVYTVNRQGITGSFEATGQALTDDPLVVLVNQGTASASEILAGALQDNGRAVLLGEKTFGKGLIQSLFDLSDGSGLAVTVAKYETPNHRDIHKLGIMPDRVVSLDLINRNQVATAADRQYQAAVDLLVNGAVVAGVP; this is translated from the coding sequence ATGCACAAACGAGTTTTCTGGGTCGGACTTTTACTAACACTGCTGCTCATGTTGGGCTGGCCGGCATCCCCGGCATCTGCCTTAACAGAAGAACAGCAGCTATTCAATGAAGCATGGCGAATTGTCAATCGCGCTTATGTGGATGACTCATTCAACAATCAAAACTGGTGGTTAGTGCGCCAAAAGGCAATGAAGTCCCCACTGAAAAATCGCGAGGCCACCTACACTGCCATCACGGAAATGCTGGCCGGCTTGGACGACCCATTCACACGATTATTAAAGCCCGATCAGTACCACAGTTTACAAGTCAATACATCCGGCGAACTTACCGGCGTTGGGCTGCAAATTGCTCTAGATGAGAACACCGGCAAAATTGAAGTCGTGGCACCGATAGAGGGATCACCGGCAGACGGGGCCGGTGTTCACCCCCGCGATCTCATCGTAGAAATCGATGGCGTCTCTACCATCGGTCTTTCCCTCGACGATGCAGCAACCCGGATGCGTGGCCCTATCGGCAGTAGCGTCACCCTAACCGTGGAACGAGAGGGAAGTGAGCAACCTTTAAAAATCGAGCTGGTGCGCGATCGCATCGCCCTCAACCCCGTACACGCCGAACTGCAAACCCCTGCCAACGGCATCCCCCTAGGCTACATTCGCCTTACCCAATTCAATGCAAATGCTACTGCTGAGGTCGCCCATGCCTTAGGGAAACTGGAACAACAAGGTGCACAAGCCTATATCCTCGATCTGCGAAATAATCCGGGTGGCCTTTTGCAGGCCGGCATTGAAATTGCCCGCCTCTGGCTGAACACCGGCACCATCGTTTATACAGTCAACCGGCAAGGCATCACCGGCAGCTTTGAAGCCACGGGCCAAGCACTCACGGATGATCCCTTAGTCGTCTTAGTCAATCAGGGAACCGCCAGCGCCAGTGAAATCCTTGCCGGTGCGCTTCAAGACAATGGACGCGCTGTGCTGCTGGGAGAGAAAACCTTTGGCAAAGGACTGATTCAATCTTTATTTGACTTATCTGATGGTTCTGGGTTAGCGGTAACAGTGGCTAAGTACGAAACGCCAAACCACCGAGATATCCACAAGTTAGGAATTATGCCAGACCGAGTGGTGTCCCTAGACTTGATTAACCGCAATCAGGTGGCGACGGCGGCTGATCGGCAATATCAAGCTGCTGTGGATTTGCTGGTAAACGGTGCGGTGGTTGCCGGTGTTCCTTAA
- a CDS encoding chromate transporter, translating to MTEPLENQTNSQPETETPQYSLWQMIMYALKLGAIGFGGPVALVGYMHRDLVEDKQWISESDYSEGLALSQLAPGPLAAQLAIYLGYVHYRILGATLVGIAFVVPSFLMVVALGWAYTRYEGIPWMQAVFYGVGSSVIGIIAYSAYRLTTKSIGKDWLLWAIYLVAAAVTIITESEEVLLFLAAGILVWLVKAPPKQWWRGKKLSSFTVLPLIPLFAAAPAAGSGTLWNIMIFFSKAGAFVFGSGLAIVPFLYGGVVKEFGWLNTQQFLDAVAVAMITPGPVVITTGFIGYLVAGFPGACVAALATFLPCYLFTIIPAPYFKKYGKRPDIAAFVDGVTSAAIGAITGAVIVLGRRSLIDIPTVLIAVVTLAILFKFKKKVPEPAIVLAAAVIGLVLKSS from the coding sequence ATGACTGAACCTTTAGAAAATCAGACAAATTCCCAGCCAGAGACAGAAACTCCCCAGTATTCGTTGTGGCAAATGATTATGTACGCACTCAAACTGGGAGCAATTGGCTTTGGTGGGCCGGTTGCCTTAGTTGGATATATGCACCGGGATCTCGTTGAGGACAAGCAGTGGATCTCCGAAAGCGACTACAGTGAGGGACTGGCACTGTCTCAACTCGCTCCCGGCCCTTTAGCAGCGCAGTTAGCCATCTACCTCGGCTATGTGCATTACCGTATCCTTGGGGCTACCTTGGTGGGAATTGCCTTTGTTGTGCCGTCTTTCCTGATGGTTGTGGCATTAGGCTGGGCTTACACGCGCTATGAGGGCATTCCCTGGATGCAGGCGGTGTTTTATGGAGTGGGATCAAGTGTCATTGGGATTATCGCTTACAGCGCCTACCGGCTCACGACAAAAAGCATCGGGAAGGACTGGTTGCTGTGGGCGATTTATCTGGTTGCAGCGGCTGTCACCATCATTACTGAATCGGAAGAAGTGCTGCTGTTTTTGGCCGCCGGCATCCTAGTTTGGCTCGTGAAAGCGCCACCTAAGCAATGGTGGCGAGGCAAGAAACTGAGTAGCTTTACGGTATTGCCCCTGATCCCGCTTTTTGCAGCCGCACCGGCAGCCGGTTCGGGAACGCTGTGGAACATCATGATCTTCTTCAGCAAGGCAGGTGCCTTTGTCTTCGGCAGCGGTTTGGCAATTGTGCCTTTTTTATATGGCGGTGTGGTTAAAGAATTCGGATGGCTGAACACCCAGCAGTTCCTAGACGCTGTCGCGGTTGCCATGATTACACCTGGGCCGGTGGTGATTACAACCGGCTTTATTGGTTACTTAGTTGCCGGCTTTCCAGGCGCTTGTGTAGCCGCCCTTGCCACTTTTCTTCCCTGCTATTTGTTTACCATCATTCCCGCTCCCTACTTCAAGAAATACGGAAAGCGCCCCGACATTGCCGCCTTTGTTGATGGCGTGACGAGTGCGGCAATTGGGGCGATTACGGGGGCGGTGATTGTGCTGGGCCGGCGTTCGCTGATCGATATCCCGACTGTTTTAATTGCAGTTGTGACGCTGGCAATCTTGTTCAAATTTAAGAAGAAAGTGCCAGAACCGGCAATTGTATTAGCGGCTGCTGTGATTGGGCTAGTTCTCAAGTCCAGTTAA
- a CDS encoding chromate resistance protein ChrB domain-containing protein translates to MKWVVFSYSLPSKSNSSPRVALWRRLRRQGAISLTSGVYVLPARDECIEAFQWLAQEVQQANGEVLVIHVERFDGLTDSQLIELFRDVRRPEYAEIEAQAEELEKILSANTNSENREPVKDALAKLRKRYAEITRIDFFDCPESTQLASRLTQIERLLSSTNSLAEAIVPAAIAQYQDKCWVTRPRPYVDRIACAWLIRRFINPKAVIRYSLQPAPDEVAFDMQGAEFGHTGNLCSFETMVLRFGLKKPSVQTLAEIVHELDLRDGLYIHPETAGIEAAIRGWVLLGLSDAELELRGLELFDGLDAVLSRNK, encoded by the coding sequence ATGAAGTGGGTTGTCTTTTCTTACTCTCTGCCATCCAAGTCAAACTCTAGCCCACGAGTTGCCCTGTGGCGTCGTCTGCGCCGGCAGGGTGCGATTTCTTTGACGAGTGGAGTTTATGTTTTACCGGCACGCGATGAATGTATCGAAGCCTTTCAGTGGCTTGCTCAAGAGGTGCAACAAGCAAACGGGGAAGTTCTGGTTATTCATGTTGAGCGATTTGACGGATTAACTGACTCGCAGTTAATCGAACTTTTTCGGGATGTTCGCCGGCCAGAATATGCAGAAATTGAGGCGCAAGCTGAAGAATTGGAAAAGATTCTCAGTGCCAACACAAACTCGGAAAATCGAGAGCCGGTGAAAGACGCACTGGCAAAGCTGCGTAAGCGCTATGCAGAAATCACGAGAATTGACTTTTTCGACTGTCCAGAAAGCACGCAATTAGCATCACGACTAACACAAATCGAGCGGCTACTTTCTTCCACCAACTCTTTAGCTGAAGCAATTGTGCCGGCTGCCATTGCCCAATATCAAGATAAATGCTGGGTGACTCGTCCGCGTCCTTATGTAGATCGCATTGCCTGTGCTTGGTTAATCCGGCGATTTATTAACCCCAAGGCTGTGATTCGCTACTCATTGCAGCCGGCTCCAGACGAGGTGGCGTTTGATATGCAAGGTGCAGAGTTTGGTCACACCGGCAACCTCTGCTCTTTCGAGACAATGGTATTACGATTTGGCTTGAAAAAACCAAGTGTGCAAACGCTTGCAGAGATTGTCCACGAACTTGACTTGCGTGATGGATTGTATATACATCCTGAGACAGCAGGAATTGAAGCGGCTATCCGAGGTTGGGTACTTTTGGGGCTTTCTGACGCTGAACTTGAGTTGCGCGGACTTGAACTTTTTGACGGACTTGACGCTGTACTTTCTAGAAATAAGTAA
- a CDS encoding tetratricopeptide repeat protein has product MNARSFADRQNRTYPHCRTTVQGTQVGSKQEHQLAEKRQRMQQPSINPLEPTTEPMLTSSQQEQELLICRSQAKEAAQRGQYTEAIEILSQLISRHPESASEYNNRGLIYFQSGQMDKAIADYNKAIQLNPGLASAYNNRANYYAAQKKLSAAIVNYGKAIDLNPVYIRAWINRGITFRDLGLYEQAIENFDCALRLGTLKLNIWAERGRTYHLMGDWNLAMADYRRALSQLHSANVGQVEGASRLQQRVESWLDHLLKPLSA; this is encoded by the coding sequence ATGAACGCTCGCTCTTTTGCAGACCGCCAAAACAGAACTTACCCCCACTGCCGCACAACAGTTCAAGGGACGCAGGTGGGATCTAAGCAGGAGCACCAATTGGCTGAGAAACGTCAGCGAATGCAGCAGCCAAGCATTAATCCCCTAGAACCTACTACAGAGCCGATGCTTACCTCAAGCCAGCAAGAGCAAGAGTTACTCATTTGTCGCAGCCAAGCGAAAGAGGCAGCTCAACGAGGACAATATACTGAGGCGATTGAGATCCTGAGCCAACTGATTTCGCGCCATCCTGAAAGTGCAAGCGAATACAACAATCGCGGGTTAATTTATTTCCAAAGTGGCCAGATGGACAAGGCTATTGCGGATTATAACAAGGCAATTCAACTCAATCCGGGATTAGCCAGCGCCTACAACAATCGAGCCAATTACTACGCGGCGCAAAAGAAGTTGTCGGCAGCAATTGTTAACTATGGCAAGGCTATCGATCTCAACCCGGTTTATATTCGCGCCTGGATTAATCGAGGAATTACCTTCAGGGACTTGGGATTGTATGAACAAGCCATTGAGAATTTTGACTGTGCTTTGCGCTTAGGAACGCTGAAACTCAATATCTGGGCTGAAAGAGGCCGGACGTATCACTTAATGGGTGATTGGAACTTAGCAATGGCCGATTACCGGCGTGCCTTAAGCCAACTGCACTCAGCGAATGTGGGACAGGTAGAAGGTGCAAGCCGGCTGCAGCAGCGTGTAGAAAGCTGGCTCGATCATCTCCTCAAACCCTTGAGCGCGTAA
- the psaM gene encoding photosystem I reaction center subunit XII: MSLSDTQVLVALVVALIPGILAFRLATELYK, encoded by the coding sequence ATGTCTCTATCAGACACACAAGTCTTAGTCGCTCTTGTCGTTGCGTTGATTCCAGGCATTCTAGCCTTCCGGCTGGCAACAGAACTTTACAAATAA
- a CDS encoding TerC family protein, which produces MLDQFLDFYPNFGIDAFFLLVILVALEAVLSADNAIALASISKGLEDAKMQTQALNVGLVVAFVLRMALILTATWVIKFWQFELLGALYLLWLVFQHFTSDEGEEGEHRGPRFTTVWQAIPTLALTDLAFSLDSVTTAIAVSDQTWLVLTGATIGIVTLRFMAGLFIRWLDEYVYLEDAGYMTVGLVGARLLVKVFRDDFAPPQWLMISVIAGLFIWGFSKRKPASVADAGEAKEKELETSD; this is translated from the coding sequence ATGCTGGATCAATTTCTAGACTTTTACCCCAATTTCGGGATAGACGCCTTTTTTCTACTGGTCATTTTGGTGGCCCTAGAGGCGGTGCTATCCGCAGACAATGCCATCGCCCTGGCATCCATTTCCAAAGGCTTGGAAGATGCCAAGATGCAGACTCAGGCGCTGAATGTGGGTTTGGTGGTTGCCTTTGTGCTGCGAATGGCTTTGATTCTCACGGCTACTTGGGTGATCAAGTTCTGGCAGTTTGAACTGCTGGGTGCGCTCTATCTGCTGTGGCTAGTTTTCCAACACTTTACGTCCGATGAGGGCGAGGAGGGAGAACACCGAGGGCCGCGTTTTACCACAGTCTGGCAGGCAATTCCAACGCTCGCTCTGACAGATTTGGCGTTTTCGCTCGATAGTGTCACAACTGCAATTGCGGTATCTGACCAAACTTGGCTGGTTCTCACCGGCGCAACAATCGGGATCGTGACGCTGCGGTTTATGGCCGGGTTATTTATCCGTTGGCTGGATGAATATGTCTACCTTGAGGATGCCGGCTATATGACGGTTGGCTTGGTAGGAGCACGGCTGCTGGTGAAAGTGTTCAGAGACGATTTCGCGCCACCACAGTGGTTGATGATTTCCGTGATCGCCGGATTATTCATCTGGGGATTTTCTAAACGCAAACCGGCGAGTGTGGCAGATGCCGGTGAGGCGAAAGAAAAGGAGCTAGAAACTAGCGACTAG
- the ndk gene encoding nucleoside-diphosphate kinase, translating into MERTFLAIKPDGVQRGLIGEIISRYEAKGFTLVGLKLMKVSRELAEQHYGEHKEKPFFAGLVDFITSGPVVAMVWEGKGVVASARKIIGATNPLNSEPGTIRGDYGVDIGRNIIHGSDAVETAQREISLWFKEEELARWEPTLTKWIYE; encoded by the coding sequence GTGGAGAGAACATTTTTAGCAATTAAGCCAGATGGCGTTCAACGCGGCCTGATCGGCGAGATCATCAGTCGTTATGAAGCAAAAGGCTTTACCTTAGTCGGCTTGAAGCTGATGAAGGTAAGCCGCGAACTGGCCGAACAGCACTATGGCGAGCATAAAGAAAAACCTTTTTTCGCTGGGCTGGTAGATTTTATTACCTCCGGCCCAGTTGTCGCAATGGTCTGGGAAGGTAAGGGAGTTGTCGCCTCAGCGCGGAAAATTATCGGCGCTACCAACCCCCTCAACTCAGAACCGGGCACCATACGCGGTGATTATGGGGTTGATATTGGCCGCAATATCATTCATGGCTCTGACGCCGTAGAAACCGCCCAAAGAGAAATTAGCCTCTGGTTTAAAGAAGAGGAATTAGCCCGTTGGGAACCCACCCTTACCAAGTGGATCTACGAATAG
- a CDS encoding PstS family phosphate ABC transporter substrate-binding protein — MAQKNETAVLILSLLITVGLVGAGLWWFLQRSGTNLGGSAPSNQPAQTSSQSFAQLQDVPAGLFSYGGSTSWAPIRLTADPAVQVARPEFKLRYIDPIGEPPGSSTGIRMLLDGQMAFSQSSRPIRDTEFQQAQQRGFSLKQVPVAIDGLAIAVNPSLNISGLTLAQLKDIYIGKIDNWSQVGGPNLNIIPFTRPADTGGTVELFVQEILGGQAFGPNVKFVPNTTQALRQLADNPGGIYFASAPEVVPQCTIKPLPIGRQAGEFVPPYQEPLVPIEQCPNQRNQLNIQAFQQGRYPITRSLFVVIKQNGQIEQQAGEAYANLLLTVQGQELISQAGFVRIR, encoded by the coding sequence ATGGCACAAAAAAATGAAACCGCTGTTCTCATCTTGTCCCTGCTGATCACCGTTGGGTTGGTAGGTGCCGGCCTTTGGTGGTTCCTCCAGCGTTCTGGCACAAATTTAGGGGGTAGTGCCCCATCCAATCAGCCGGCGCAAACCAGCAGTCAGAGTTTTGCCCAACTGCAAGATGTCCCAGCCGGCCTGTTTAGCTATGGTGGTAGCACCTCTTGGGCACCGATTCGACTTACAGCAGATCCCGCAGTTCAAGTGGCTAGACCTGAGTTTAAACTGCGCTACATCGATCCGATTGGTGAGCCACCCGGTTCTAGCACCGGCATTCGGATGTTACTTGATGGCCAAATGGCCTTCTCCCAATCCTCCAGACCGATCCGCGACACCGAGTTTCAGCAGGCACAGCAGCGAGGGTTCAGCCTCAAACAAGTTCCCGTAGCCATCGATGGCTTAGCAATTGCCGTTAACCCCTCCCTCAACATCAGCGGTTTAACACTCGCTCAACTAAAAGATATTTACATCGGCAAGATTGACAACTGGAGCCAAGTGGGAGGGCCAAATCTCAACATTATCCCCTTTACACGCCCAGCAGATACCGGCGGCACCGTTGAACTGTTTGTGCAAGAAATCCTAGGAGGTCAAGCTTTCGGGCCAAACGTTAAATTTGTCCCCAATACCACTCAAGCGCTACGCCAGTTGGCTGACAACCCAGGCGGAATTTACTTTGCCTCCGCCCCAGAAGTTGTCCCACAATGTACGATTAAGCCGTTGCCAATTGGCCGGCAAGCCGGTGAATTTGTGCCACCCTATCAAGAACCGCTTGTGCCGATTGAACAGTGTCCCAACCAGCGAAACCAGCTAAACATTCAAGCATTTCAGCAAGGTCGATATCCAATCACCCGCAGTTTATTTGTAGTCATCAAGCAAAATGGCCAAATCGAACAGCAAGCCGGTGAAGCTTACGCAAACTTGTTGCTCACCGTCCAGGGACAAGAACTGATTTCCCAGGCAGGGTTCGTCAGAATTCGTTAA
- a CDS encoding mechanosensitive ion channel family protein: protein MKQWIVPVAFILIGLIAGVISERVLLNKLKGFIARTKLPGNELFILSLRGMTFIWLVVAGFSGAVISLHVNGLISASVFAILQKILTSIFLYSVTIVAARLAAGFVTILSQKAEGVSASLLSNLARIVVFVFGILTILQTLGFSITPILATLGIGGLAVALAFQDTLSNLFSGLYLIISRQVRTGDYVKLETGQEGYVIDITWRNTIIKELPNNVIIVPNTKLASAIFTNYHLPAKEITVQVQVGVSYQSDLEQVEQVTLEVAQEVMQEVSQCVPDFKPFIRFQSFGEFSINLTVFLRVNEFFDQNIARHEFIKRLHKRYQQERIEIPFPSRDLYLKDKQEDL, encoded by the coding sequence ATGAAACAATGGATTGTTCCTGTAGCATTCATCTTAATTGGCTTGATTGCCGGCGTAATTTCCGAGCGAGTTCTTCTCAATAAATTAAAAGGATTTATTGCCAGAACAAAGTTGCCGGGAAATGAACTTTTTATTCTATCACTGCGCGGCATGACTTTTATTTGGTTAGTCGTTGCCGGCTTTTCGGGCGCAGTGATTAGCCTCCATGTTAATGGACTAATTTCTGCTAGCGTTTTCGCAATCCTGCAAAAAATCCTCACCAGCATTTTCCTTTATTCGGTGACAATCGTCGCAGCTAGACTCGCTGCCGGTTTTGTCACGATATTGAGTCAAAAAGCAGAAGGCGTTTCCGCCTCCCTCCTTTCTAATCTCGCTCGAATTGTCGTTTTTGTTTTTGGCATTCTGACGATCCTCCAAACACTAGGATTTTCAATCACCCCCATCCTAGCAACCTTGGGAATTGGAGGTTTAGCCGTAGCTTTAGCTTTTCAGGATACGCTATCCAACTTGTTCTCTGGTTTATACCTAATTATCTCCAGACAAGTCAGAACCGGCGATTATGTAAAACTGGAAACTGGACAAGAAGGTTACGTGATCGATATCACCTGGCGCAACACTATCATTAAAGAACTTCCCAATAATGTCATCATTGTGCCAAATACAAAACTCGCTTCTGCCATCTTTACCAACTATCACCTGCCGGCAAAGGAAATTACAGTTCAGGTTCAAGTAGGGGTGAGTTACCAGAGCGATCTTGAGCAAGTTGAACAAGTAACTCTTGAAGTTGCCCAAGAAGTCATGCAAGAAGTTTCACAATGCGTTCCAGACTTTAAACCTTTTATTCGCTTTCAAAGTTTTGGAGAATTTAGTATTAATTTAACTGTTTTTCTGAGAGTTAATGAATTTTTTGATCAAAATATTGCTAGACATGAATTTATTAAAAGATTGCATAAACGATATCAGCAAGAAAGAATAGAAATTCCTTTTCCCAGCAGAGATCTCTATTTAAAAGACAAGCAGGAAGACCTTTAA
- a CDS encoding histone deacetylase, producing MDLPIVYHPDYVVALPAGHRFPMPKFRQLYEMLLADGVARLEQFHAPVLPPLEWVQLVHHPSYVQAYCEGTLDAKAQRRIGLPWSSALANRTCIAVGGTILTAKLALSAGLACNTAGGTHHAFPNFGSGFCIFNDLAISARVLQKLGLIRKVLIVDLDVHQGDGTAVIFQEDSSVFTFSMHCEINFPGTKQKSDLDVPLPVGMEDDDYLQTLDKYLPDLLSEVKPDLVLYDAGVDTHAGDRLGKLAMTDTGLFRRDMQVLTTCVAAGCPVACVIGGGYAEDMKGLVYRHSLLHRAASQVYRQCRL from the coding sequence ATGGATCTGCCAATCGTTTATCATCCAGATTACGTCGTAGCGCTGCCGGCAGGACATCGTTTTCCCATGCCGAAGTTTCGGCAACTTTACGAAATGCTTTTGGCGGATGGGGTGGCGCGTTTGGAACAATTTCACGCGCCGGTGTTGCCTCCCCTAGAGTGGGTTCAACTGGTTCATCACCCTAGCTATGTTCAGGCATACTGTGAGGGAACGCTGGATGCCAAGGCGCAGCGGCGGATCGGGTTGCCTTGGAGTTCTGCGCTGGCAAATCGCACTTGCATTGCGGTGGGGGGTACAATTCTCACGGCAAAGTTGGCGCTAAGTGCCGGCTTGGCGTGCAACACTGCCGGTGGTACACATCATGCGTTTCCAAATTTTGGTTCAGGTTTTTGTATTTTTAATGATCTGGCAATTTCCGCCCGCGTTTTGCAAAAGTTAGGGCTAATTCGCAAAGTTTTAATTGTGGATTTAGATGTGCATCAGGGAGACGGAACTGCGGTTATTTTTCAAGAAGATTCTAGTGTTTTTACGTTTTCAATGCACTGTGAGATTAATTTTCCGGGAACGAAACAAAAAAGCGATTTAGATGTCCCGTTGCCAGTGGGGATGGAGGATGATGATTACTTACAAACGTTGGATAAATATTTACCAGATTTGCTGTCGGAGGTGAAGCCAGATTTGGTACTTTATGATGCCGGCGTTGATACTCATGCCGGCGATCGTTTGGGCAAGTTAGCAATGACAGATACAGGTTTGTTTCGTCGAGATATGCAGGTTTTGACGACTTGTGTAGCCGCCGGCTGCCCGGTTGCTTGTGTAATTGGCGGCGGTTATGCTGAGGATATGAAGGGATTAGTTTACCGGCATTCTTTATTGCATCGGGCTGCCAGTCAAGTATATCGACAGTGCCGGCTTTGA
- the lepB gene encoding signal peptidase I — protein MKPSKLNQPAKRENKEPWLAVNLSLFFPGIGQIYAGKLFKGVILIVSQVTLILIAAWSIFSPTGNTVAGISFLAFMLVIYILNLFDAHNSIKKTKPQKINNVSVKQPPTYSSFSLHRSSAIKDPWLAVFLSQILPGIGHLYIEKIFLGGVFLIFIIIFSNLSVFFWPLRVVTAIIAAIACYHVYLASSKKSRKSRQLIRQVVVAIIIFKLTMAFLPILVEQQVEKFTIPSNSMLPTLQPGDKIFVHQSRNYIPQQGDLVVFNPPPKNRFSDVNKNEFFVKRVIGRPGETVQISNGVVYINNQPLKEDYTAQPAAYQWGPLAVPAGNYLVLGDNRNDSFDSHAWGFLPAANIIGKVYKIYWPPARIQPLN, from the coding sequence ATGAAACCTTCTAAGTTAAATCAGCCGGCAAAAAGAGAGAATAAAGAACCTTGGCTGGCTGTTAATTTATCCTTATTTTTTCCTGGCATTGGACAAATCTATGCCGGCAAACTTTTTAAAGGGGTAATTTTGATAGTTAGTCAAGTTACTCTGATTCTAATTGCTGCCTGGTCAATTTTTAGTCCCACTGGTAACACAGTAGCCGGGATTAGCTTTTTAGCATTTATGCTCGTTATTTATATTTTAAATCTTTTTGACGCTCACAATAGTATAAAAAAAACAAAGCCCCAGAAAATAAACAACGTTTCTGTAAAACAACCTCCCACTTATTCATCCTTTAGCCTTCATCGTTCATCCGCTATCAAAGACCCTTGGCTAGCAGTCTTTTTATCCCAAATTTTGCCAGGTATTGGTCATCTATACATAGAGAAAATCTTTTTGGGTGGAGTTTTCCTGATTTTTATCATTATTTTTTCAAATTTATCTGTATTTTTCTGGCCCTTACGCGTAGTTACTGCAATTATTGCTGCAATTGCCTGTTATCACGTCTATCTCGCTTCCTCCAAAAAATCTAGAAAATCAAGGCAGTTAATTAGGCAAGTTGTCGTTGCGATTATTATATTTAAACTTACAATGGCATTCCTGCCTATTTTGGTTGAACAGCAGGTTGAAAAATTTACAATTCCTAGCAATTCAATGCTGCCGACGCTGCAACCTGGGGATAAAATATTTGTGCATCAATCTAGGAATTATATTCCTCAGCAAGGGGATTTAGTTGTCTTTAATCCGCCTCCAAAAAACCGATTTTCAGATGTGAACAAAAATGAATTCTTTGTTAAGCGAGTGATTGGTAGACCGGGGGAAACTGTTCAAATCAGTAATGGGGTTGTTTATATTAATAACCAACCTTTGAAAGAAGATTATACTGCCCAACCGGCTGCTTATCAATGGGGTCCCCTAGCTGTGCCTGCCGGCAACTATTTGGTTCTAGGAGACAATCGTAATGATAGTTTTGACTCCCACGCTTGGGGATTTTTGCCGGCAGCCAATATTATCGGCAAAGTCTATAAAATTTATTGGCCTCCAGCCCGTATTCAACCTTTAAATTAA
- a CDS encoding SDR family oxidoreductase encodes MISIQEKIVFITGASSGIGSACARMFAQAGAKLILSARRLDRLEQLAAELNEKFCTQSHLLQLDVRDRAQVESALSSLPSSWEAIDILINNAGLSRGLSKLHEGSIQDWEEMLDTNVKGLLYVTRTVVPGMVSRGRGHVVNIGSIAGRQAYPGGNVYCASKAAVRAISEGLKQDLLGTPVRVTEIEPGLVETEFSMVRFHGDNDRANKVYQDLTPLTAEDIADVVFFCATRPAHVNISELLIVPTDQASATLVHRRS; translated from the coding sequence ATGATTTCTATCCAAGAAAAAATTGTTTTTATCACCGGCGCGAGTAGTGGCATTGGCTCAGCTTGTGCCAGAATGTTTGCCCAAGCCGGTGCCAAGTTAATTTTAAGCGCAAGGCGTTTAGACCGGCTCGAACAATTGGCGGCTGAATTAAATGAAAAATTTTGCACTCAATCTCATTTATTACAGCTAGATGTGCGAGATCGCGCTCAAGTTGAATCCGCGCTTTCCAGTTTACCTTCCTCTTGGGAAGCGATAGATATTTTGATTAATAATGCTGGACTTAGTCGCGGTTTAAGCAAACTTCACGAGGGCAGCATTCAAGATTGGGAAGAAATGCTGGATACGAATGTTAAAGGCTTGCTCTACGTCACGCGAACGGTTGTTCCGGGAATGGTAAGTCGGGGTCGGGGTCATGTGGTGAATATTGGCTCAATTGCCGGTCGTCAGGCTTATCCTGGGGGCAATGTTTACTGCGCGTCTAAGGCGGCTGTCCGGGCAATTTCTGAAGGTTTAAAACAAGATTTGTTGGGGACGCCGGTGCGAGTAACAGAAATTGAACCGGGTTTAGTTGAAACAGAATTTAGTATGGTGCGGTTTCATGGAGATAACGACCGCGCTAATAAAGTTTACCAAGATTTAACTCCGCTCACCGCTGAAGATATTGCTGATGTGGTGTTTTTCTGTGCCACTAGACCGGCTCATGTTAATATCAGCGAACTGCTGATTGTGCCGACAGATCAGGCAAGTGCAACGCTTGTTCACCGGCGAAGTTGA